A window of Strigops habroptila isolate Jane chromosome 5, bStrHab1.2.pri, whole genome shotgun sequence contains these coding sequences:
- the ZFAND4 gene encoding AN1-type zinc finger protein 4, which yields MANKKEPPFFNEDNMGPFHYKLPFYETMELFIETLTGTCFELRVSPFETVISVKAKIQRLEGIPVSQQHLIWNNTELRDDYCLNDYSISEGCTLKLVLAMRGGPINTRRVPVEDPIREMAEYMDPTRDEIWEKGPSNKQVTFLVYREGDQLNFFRVVDRGDGTLTPLSESLGGGSVYNLYADDEDETEASPSGQQIIENSITMNKMKLLKAKMENMNLSKKPKKTVKVKSRPPMAPRPSSGSVAAARHRFLRVLPHIGQSCLPPPGNSYHSESSQNALSALATLATAGRTMPSTANDFLKEDDTWQSNSWSQSISSIRLPPKISRVELENAKLPTNSILTPVSSLPENSEKASENATSASEEDAVLFPSLTNVELYGTEEKLLTETDAFTLLTEESTTEQCSDIYDIGKANQELELPDADEESKVVEQHRKPISKVLSTTAMGSGLLRTRELSPQKNLLLSPLRYSAQAARHSSLKPQAQPKCFEAGNLRSTASPNVLRSLEVRSLADSSFSRTARFCSMKVDSLGKRPDVISKAEARDLTDVANKASREPVSSVSNLGFLASLARSTNRESIQSSCGTGRFWTSGIALPTNLQHCQEESFRKTAPPNEAAEYILSAHGLGMNGSIAAVGRRVGEATHLPPVNGSIQAKKKITKHCFLCGKKTGLATTYECRCGNNFCATHRYAETHTCTYDYKSAGRRYLQETNPVVSAPKLPKI from the exons gtATTCCTGTCTCTCAGCAGCACTTAATTTGGAATAATACAGAACTGAGGGATGACTATTGTTTGAATGATTATAG catttcgGAAGGCTGCACTCTGAAATTAGTTCTGGCTATGCGAGGTGGACCTATTAACACTAGAAGAG TTCCTGTGGAAGACCCTATCAGGGAAATGGCTGAGTATATGGATCCCACTAGAGACGAGATTTGGGAAAAAGGGCCATCCAACAAACAAGTTACCTTCTTAGTATATCGAGAAGGAGATCAGTTGAATTTCTTCCGTGTGGTAGACCGGGGAGATGGCACTTTAACACCATTATCTGAATCTTTGGG cgGTGGTTCAGTTTATAACTTATATGCTGATGATGAAGATGAGACAGAGGCATCACCTTCTGGCCAACAGATTATTGAGAATTCAATTACtatgaataaaatgaaactgcTCAAGGCAAAGATGGAGAACATGAATCTGAGTAAAAAG cCTAAGAAAACTGTCAAGGTGAAATCTCGTCCTCCGATGGCTCCTCGACCATCTAGTGGCTCAGTGGCTGCTGCTCGTCACCGTTTTTTAAGAGTGCTCCCCCATATCGGACAGTCCTGCCTACCTCCTCCTGGGAATTCATATCACTCAGAGTCTTCCCAAAACGCACTTTCAGCATTGGCTACTTTGGCCACTGCTGGTAGAACGATGCCATCCACAGCTAATGACTTTCTTAAGGAAGATGACACCTGGCAGAGCAACTCCTGGTCACAGTCAATTAGTAGCATCAGGTTACCACCAAAAATATCTCGTGTCGAActagaaaatgcaaaactacCTACAAATAGTATTCTGACTCCTGTTTCATCTCTgcctgaaaattcagaaaaagcatctgaaaatgCGACCTCAGCAAGTGAGGAGGATGCTGTTTTGTTTCCGAGTCTAACAAATGTAGAACTTtatggaacagaagaaaaacttctcACTGAAACAGATGCTTTTACTTTGTTAACAGAAGAAAGTACCACTGAACAGTGTAGTGACATATATGACATAGGAAAGGCGAACCAAGAACTTGAACTGCCTGATGCAGATGAGGAATCTAAAGTTGTAGAGCAGCATAGAAAACCTATTAGCAAAGTGCTGAGCACTACAGCAATGGGGTCTGGTCTTCTCCGTACTCGTGAATTAAGTCctcagaaaaatctgcttttgtcACCTCTTCGGTATTCAGCACAAGCAGCACGTCACAGTTCTCTGAAACCACAAGCACAACCCAAATGCTTTGAGGCTGGTAACTTGAGATCTACAGCCTCCCCAAATGTTCTTCGATCATTGGAAGTCCGCAGTTTAGCAGACTCCTCTTTTTCTAGGACTGCTAGATTTTGTAGCATGAAAGTAGACTCACTTGGCAAAAGACCTGATGTAATTTCTAAAGCAGAGGCTAGGGACCTCACAGATGTGGCTAACAAGGCATCCAGGGAACCTGTGAGTTCTGTAAGTAACCTAGGATTTCTGGCTTCGCTGGCCCGAAGCACAAACAGGGAAAGTATACAGAGTTCCTGTGGGACAGGCAGGTTTTGGACTTCTGGTATTGCACTACCTACAAACCTGCAGCATTGTCAGGAAGAAAGCTTTAGGAAAACTGCTCctccaaatgaagctgctgAATATATTCTA tctgCGCATGGGCTTGGAATGAATGGAAGTATTGCAGCTGTAGGGAGAAGAGTAG GTGAAGCAACCCATCTTCCACCTGTGAATGGCTCAAttcaagcaaaaaagaaaattacaaagcaTTGCTTTCTGTGTGGCAAGAAAACTGGATTGGCAACCACCTATGAGTGCAG ATGTGGAAACAACTTCTGTGCAACACACCGCTATGCAGAGACTCACACCTGCACCTACGACTATAAGAGTGCAGGGCGAAGGTATTTGCAGGAGACCAATCCCGTCGTTAGTGCACCAAAGCTTCCCAAAATATAA